The following proteins are co-located in the Solanum pennellii chromosome 1, SPENNV200 genome:
- the LOC107015981 gene encoding uncharacterized protein LOC107015981 — protein MTMINPCENISRENLIRRSTSVYGFGLGDYDSNFNLMTRLDAEDDDEYYVQRDNSYVLGSDLAIMAEDESRTGSINETGSSSKDNNNDNTNNKNHKEEEEDEEEKGWLQLSIGGRTYMPTSNKPEENSRRLTGGSGLVELDLLPTVSSQQGKPTVHINEFRAPPPLSTPRRYQQQFLTTSSTTTSTTTSSSLFLQQYPGMGVGSSSTNMFPQQQEIINWGFRPMTAPIQQNMNLSLVSSGSHFGPGPFPVLGGVPGPSSIDFRVVHPPRRPHSGLWFSLQSSLNQTKEPFLPQISKSYLRIKDGRMTIRLVLKYLVNKLQLENESEIEITCRGQQLQPFLTLQHVRDHIWSTTTNAADNILTLLPSETSNHVMVLHYARTSAPQN, from the exons ATGACTATGATCAATCCTTGTGAAAATATTTCAAGAGAGAATTTAATTCGAAGGAGTACTAGTGTTTATGGTTTTGGTTTAGGTGATTACGATAGTAATTTTAATCTTATGACCCGATTAGATGCtgaagatgatgatgaatattatgTTCAACGAGATAATTCATATGTTTTAGGGTCGGATCTAGCAATAATGGCTGAAGATGAGTCAAGAACCGGAAGTATTAATGAAACTGGTTCGAGTTCTAAAGATAACAACAATGATAATACTAACAACAAGAACCACAAGGAGGAGGAAGAGGACGAAGAGGAAAAAGGGTGGCTTCAGTTAAGTATTGGTGGGCGTACCTATATGCCCACCAGTAATAAGCCAGAAGAGAATTCTAGAAGATTAACAGGTGGAAGTGGACTAGTGGAACTTGATCTATTACCAACTGTTAGTTCCCAACAAGGGAAACCAACAGTACATATAAATGAATTTCGAGCACCACCACCACTATCAACACCTCGAAGATATCAACAACAGTTTCTGACTACTAGTAGTACTACTACTTCTACTACTACATCATCGTCTTTGTTTTTACAACAATATCCAGGGATGGGTGTAGGAAGTAGTTCTACGAATATGTTTCCACAACAACAAGAGATTATTAATTGGGGTTTTAGACCTATGACCGCGCCAATCCAACAGAATATGAATCTGTCTCTAGTGTCATCAGGTTCACATTTTGGTCCTGGACCATTCCCAGTACTGGGAGGGGTTCCAGGACCAAGTTCTATAGATTTTCGGGTTGTTCATCCACCTCGAAGACCACATTCTGGGTTATGGTTTTCGTTACAATCATCTTTAAATCA AACAAAAGAACCCTTTTTGCCACAAATATCCAAGAGCTACCTTAGGATCAA AGATGGGAGGATGACAATACGACTAGTCTTGAAGTATTTGGTCAATAAGCTACAATTGGAAAATGAATCAGAG ATAGAGATAACATGTAGAGGCCAACAACTCCAACCATTCTTGACATTGCAACATGTTAGAGATCATATATGGAGTACTACTACTAATGCTGCTGACAATATCCTCACTTTGCTTCCTTCAGAAACTTCTAATCATGTCATGGTTCTACATTATGCTAGAACAAGTGCACCTCAAAATTAA